The window GCCTCCCATGCTTTTTCATCATGATTAAGCTCATCGATATCTTTCGCGGTTAACCCTAAAATCCCCGTAGCTAATGCACTGCGTAGCACTCGCTCTTTTTCAGGCGTCAACACGGCCTGCAACAACCATAATAAATCCCTTGCTTCGGGAGTTGAAAACACACTTTCTCTATTTGATTGAAAAACAGAAGAGATATTTAGCTGATTTAAGGCGTCTCGAATTAACCCAGCTTCACGGCGGCTACGCACCAACACTGTAATATCAGAGGCAGTAACAGGGAAGCGTTGTTGATTATCCACAAAGTATGTTTCCCCTTTAAACCCACCTTGTAGATACTGCGCAATGTGTGTTGCACATTGTGTTGCTGTTGCTTGTTCATATTCAGAGACAGAAACTGCTTCTGCATCTAACTGCCAAAAAGTCAAAGCCTTGACCTCATGACCTTTGTGGATCAGTTTTTTCCCTGCATTTTGTGTTGCATAGTTAACTGGCTGAAAGGGAATTTGATCGAAAATAAAAGGTGACTGACAATGGCTAAATACGCGATTTATAGCTTCAACCATACATTGAGAAGAGCGATAGTTGGTCTCCAAAGTATAGTGAGCACTAACTTCCTTTTTCGCTTCTATGTAGGTGAAAATATCCGCACCACGAAAAGCATAGATAGCTTGTTTTGGATCACCGATAAATAAAAGAGCTGTGTTATCAACGCCTTGATAAATTCGCTGAAAAATACGGTATTGCTGCGCGTCAGTATCCTGAAACTCATCGATCATCGCGACAGGAAAGCGCTGGCTAATTGCCTGTGCTAAAAATCTGCCCCCTTCATGGCTAAGTGCACCATCTAAACGCGTTAAGAGGTCATCAAACCCCATTTCGCCACGACGGTGCTTTTCATCGATAATAGTTTGCCTAACTTGCGAAATAGCCAGTGGAATAACCAGATCTTTTAAGGTTAATGGTTGGGAAAGCAACTCATCTATCTTTTGAAAAACGACATGTACAGGTCCTTGACCACTTTTTGATTTTTCATGTAATACGGATTGGGAAAAACGCACAAGATCTTTTGGTAGTTCGTAATCCTCTGTTTTTTCATCTACCCATTCGCCGATTTTTATCAGCCAATTAGGCAGAAAACGAGAACTGTAACTTCGTTTATCAACATCTGAATCTGTAATCAGTTTTTCAAAATCACCCGCGTTTTCCCGCCAAGAGGATTTGACCGATTCAATCAGAGAAATTAAGCGTTGATGCCGTTCTTCCAAGGATTCCGGTACGTTAGGTTGATTAATGATTTGTGGCATATCCCCTTGTAAGAAAGGCCTTATTTCAGCTAAAAGTGCCTCTGGACCATTCCATTCAGACTGCACAACCTTTGTCATCGAATAATCAAGCGGGTAAAAATGACGTCGCCAAAAATCTGCACAAGCTTGTTTTTGAATCGGAAATTCATCTTGGATCATCGTTTGTTCAAACAGTACACCCGATTCAAAAGCATTGTGCACTAACATCCGTTGGCAAAAACCATGGATAGTATAAATGGCAGCCTCATCCATTTGTCGTTCGGCAGCCAACAACCAATTTTCAGCAAACTTACGCTGTTCCTCGCTTGAAAGTTCACTGAGCAATGTCAAATACTCAGGTTGAGATTCAAACCCAATCCCATTTCTTAAGCAAACTAAACGCATTTCATGAATTCGCTGGCGAATGCGTCCACGCAATTCGTTAGTAGCCGCTTCAGTGAATGTCACCACCAATATTTCTTCAACACTAAGAGGCCGAGGAAACGCATTATTTCCGCCTAAGCCTAATAAAAGCCGCAGATAGAGTATACCAATCGTGTATGTTTTTCCTGTCCCTGCCGAAGCTTCAATCAATCTTTGCCCACTTAATGGTAAAGAAAATACATTCAGTAACTGGGACTCTACCTGCACTTTATTCACTCAGCATCTTCCTTTATTGGCAAAATCTGTTGTAACTCTATTGCTGTTGGATAGAACGTCCAACCTTTCAGTTGAGCAAAACCGGACTTCGCGTCAACATCTTGACCAATTACCTGTGATGTTAATGCTAGACCTTTACGTTTAATCACTGCATTTTCATAATATTCAATGACTTGTTCTTTCGTTGCTGCACCTAATGCCTTCAACACTTTATCACGCGTATCAAAGCTAAAAATATTGCGTGAGAAGTCAGATGAATAGCGCCCAAGTTCGTCAAAGAATGTTTGTGGGGGCTGATTCATTTCTGTAATAATTGACTGTTTATACTGATTAAATTCCTCAACTGGCAGTTTTTTGAGTTTATCTAAAGCTTGAGTATAAAATGCTTGATAACGTGTATTCAGGTAATCTGGTGTTTTTGCATTGCTTTGTAATAAAAAACCCATCCCCCATTGATCACCTAACCCTGATTTAAAGACAAATACAGCATAACCTAGCTGCTCGTTAGTCCTTAATTGGTCATAAAACCAAGGTTGGATCACCTTCGCTAAAATACCTGACAACACTGCACTATCTATACGGCTATAGCCATCTGGAACAAAGATTTCAGCTAGTGCGTTATCCGTACTATTAGCCTGCTTCTGGAAGTCTGCTAAGTAGTTTTTATCGATAACAACAACATCACCACGCCACCATTCGGTCCCTTCGCTATTCAATAACTTTTGAGCCTCTTGGATCGTTTTGATACCTTGTGATTCGCTAATGTTACCAAAAACGAGTGCCTGTAATGCTGCACTTTTCACCAATAGCTGCCGATAGTTAATAAGATCATCAAGTGATATTTTATCCAGCTCAGCAAGTCGCTGCTCTTGTTCAAAGTAAGGAACACTATTAATGCGCTGAAGAGGTTGCATTGCCAATTCATAAGCTTTTGCATTATTCGCAACCGCTATTTGTTCTTTATACCAAGACTTGGCCTGAGCTAACTCTTGTTCTGTTGGCTCAAAGTTTAAATACAGCTTAGTCATTGATAAAAAGAGTTCAGATAAGTGCTGAGTATAACCACTCGCGTTAAACTGTAATCCAACCCCCTGTGAAACAGAAACAGACATGCCTGCAACCGATGCCTGATATTGCAGCTCATCCATTTTTAATGAGGAAATATATTGCAATAATGAACCGGTTACTTGTTCTTTTGCATTTCGATCACCTTGTTTAGTACGTAATGACAACGTAATACTTGCTTTGGGCTCATCTGCAAAATATTGGCTTGGCATATACAGCACACGCGTATTACCTTTTTGATAAATAAGCTCAGGGTGGTTATACGTTTTTTCAGTTTTAATTAATGGAAGCTTATCCGCAATGTAGGGGTTTAATGCGGGTAATTTAAACTGCATGTTTGACGCTAAACGACTCCAGTTTTTAAACTGTTTTTGCGTAATTCGATCAACTTGATAAGGTGCCTCAACAAAATAGGCTTTCTTATTGCTGGGCTCATCAGGGCTAATAAACCAAATTCTTGCATTTTGTGCAGTCAATTCTGATAGTCGCTGTTTAATCGCGGCCGGATCATATTTATCTGCAATATAATCTGAATCCAGTACATGATTAACCGGAACATCTATCATTTGGTCAGATAGCCATTCAATGTAGTTCATATCCCTAACTACCGAACCATAACGAAACGATAAGTTAAGCACTTTTGCAATTTCATCAAAGTAGCTTTTGTTAACACCTTCTTTTTTAATTAATTCGATATAAGAAAATATGGCGGCGATAATTTGGTCTCGCTCTTGTAACCCTTTATCCGTTAAGGTGACATAAATAGAGAAAGAGCCGTAATTTCTATCTGCATTCGGTGATGCTGATGCACTAATCCCTTCTGCTAGACCTTGTGAAATTAACCAATCAGCTAATGTGCCAGGGCTGCGATTTCCGAGCAAATAACTAATATAGCTATCACTTTTACTGCGAAAATCCGCCATATTATTTTTAATACTAAACTCAATCTGGATCGCTTTTTGTGGTTGTGCGGGTACGTAGTGAATGATAATCCCCTTTTCTTTATCCGTAACCGCTTGAGTATTAATGGCAGGCACACTCCTATTGAAATTAGGGATACGACCAAATGTTTCTTGCGCTATTCTGGCAAGAGAATCAATTGATTGGTCACCATAGAGAACCCCATTCATCAAGTTTGCAGAATAATAATGTTTATAAAAACCAACAAGTTCATCCTGTAACTTACTGTTAGGCTTATCTTTTAACGTTTCTAAGTTACCCCCTGAAAAACGAGAATTAGGGTGTTGTGGGTTAAGTGTTTCAGAACGCACTTGCCATATACGCATCCCATCGCGAGAGCGAGCCATCGTTAATTCTGCGTTAACCGCATTACGCTCTCTATCTGCATTGTGAGGATCTAATAACGGTGCTGCTAATGCGTCCGCTAATCTATCAGTCGCCTCTTTTAATGCACCGTTTTCAACTTCAAAGTAGTACGCTGTGCGATGTGGCGCTGTGCTCGCATTGTGGCTACCACCATGCTTTTGCAAAAATTCAGAAAAACTACTCGGTTCCGGGTACTTTTTAGACCCCATCAGTATCATATGTTCCAAATAGTGAGCTAACCCTAGCTGGCTATCTGGATTCTCAATACTGCCTACTGGTATAGAAACAGCTGCCAATGATTTTGTTGCTTTAGCATCAGAAACTAATAAAACTGTCATATCGTTATTCAGCTTTATTGCCTTATACTCTCTAGGATCGCTTTCACTCTTATTAATATTCTCGGGTAACAACTGCCAGAGTGGTTGGTCTGCAAATGCATTTCCCCACATTAACAGCGTGAATAATAAGAATAGATGGGCGATTCTTTTGGATAAATATTGCATCCTGTAATGCTCTCCCGTTATTTTAAATATTTCGTCATTGGCTGTAAAAAACGCTGGGTATTCAGTATCAGCGACTGGATCATTGTACTATTCAAACTTCTACAAGCCCTTAACACATAATCATCTTCCATCTCACCTTTTTTCATCGAACTCCCTTGAAGACTTTGTGTTAAGGCTGCCAGTGCTTTTTGCTGGCTCTGTGCTGACACAAAATCGTATTGTTTCGTTTTTTTATCAAAACAGGCAGTTAACCAATTCCAACCACTTTGATTTAAAAGTATTAAAGGAGAGTTTAACCCTTCACGATAGCCTTTAATTAGATTTTTTAAATAACCTAATGCATCTTCTTTTTCAACAGATGAAAATTGCCAAATACTGTTATCGCGACCAAGGGCAATACTCTCCCCTTCACCAATAAGGTAATTAAATAAAAGATGCTCAATCCATAACTGTACGCCATCATTTGCCGTTAAATAGGCAGGCCTGTAACGTAGCAGACCTGTTTCGTGTACATTTTTTAGTTGCCCTGTGATCCTTATTCCTTCAACCTCACAATCTATTGGATAATCAAACTGTTGAAGTTCATGCTCTTTTATCTTTTCAGCGAGTGGAATAATTTCATTAAGTTGTTGTTCCCAAAAAAGCTGACCAAATTGCTTCGCTGGCAGTTGCCCTGAAGCTTTGAGTGCATGATAAAAAGGATCAGGACTTTCCTCTTTGACAAGCAAATCTAGAACGTGATCGTTAATTTTATAGCGTTGTAAGTGGTTAAGAATAAAAGGCTCTTCTTCTGGAAGCTCAGTTTCTTCCATTGAAAAATGCACTTTTAAGCGTTGTTGGAAAAATGCTCGAATAGGGTGGCGATAAAAACGTAACAACTGCTCTAAAGCAATATGGGTAATTTGTTCTTGCGGATCTTTAAGAACGGAGCAAAAAGATGTTTCTACTCGATCTATTGTTTTCGCTGCCGGTAACCACTCTTTTGCAAAGCTTTGATAAGGTGTTTGAGGAATAAAGTTTTCTTTCGCAAAAGGGACTCGGCTGTGTTGAGT of the Providencia rettgeri genome contains:
- the recB gene encoding exodeoxyribonuclease V subunit beta, whose translation is MNKVQVESQLLNVFSLPLSGQRLIEASAGTGKTYTIGILYLRLLLGLGGNNAFPRPLSVEEILVVTFTEAATNELRGRIRQRIHEMRLVCLRNGIGFESQPEYLTLLSELSSEEQRKFAENWLLAAERQMDEAAIYTIHGFCQRMLVHNAFESGVLFEQTMIQDEFPIQKQACADFWRRHFYPLDYSMTKVVQSEWNGPEALLAEIRPFLQGDMPQIINQPNVPESLEERHQRLISLIESVKSSWRENAGDFEKLITDSDVDKRSYSSRFLPNWLIKIGEWVDEKTEDYELPKDLVRFSQSVLHEKSKSGQGPVHVVFQKIDELLSQPLTLKDLVIPLAISQVRQTIIDEKHRRGEMGFDDLLTRLDGALSHEGGRFLAQAISQRFPVAMIDEFQDTDAQQYRIFQRIYQGVDNTALLFIGDPKQAIYAFRGADIFTYIEAKKEVSAHYTLETNYRSSQCMVEAINRVFSHCQSPFIFDQIPFQPVNYATQNAGKKLIHKGHEVKALTFWQLDAEAVSVSEYEQATATQCATHIAQYLQGGFKGETYFVDNQQRFPVTASDITVLVRSRREAGLIRDALNQLNISSVFQSNRESVFSTPEARDLLWLLQAVLTPEKERVLRSALATGILGLTAKDIDELNHDEKAWEALVDEFSRYSIVWQKRGVLPMLRMIMSQRHIAETLLSTTDGERRLMDVMHIGELLQEMSLQLEGEHTLTRWLAQQIAHPDHQSDAQQMRLESDKHLVQISTIHKSKGLEYKIVWLPFASNFLPQSKGLYHDRNDYGTRLDLEDSEETVALADEERLAEDLRLLYVALTRAIYHCSVGIAPLIKGNRKKSGETDLHLSALGYVIQKGEAGDNLLLNSMLNEISNEVIDVATITQLEIDRLMLDAEVHDELMARELTRDFDDHWRVTSYSGLSYGLSHTEVDQIVSPLQLATSLAPKMDTEASVDIGQPEEESDAILTPHQFPKGASPGTFLHTLMEEINFSEPVSLEWLTEQLEASGFDTVWAPMLKEWLKVIVDAPLAEDGLCLSALQPQDQLDEMQFYLPIDAIINASNLDSITHQYDPLSKRCPPLNFEKVQGILKGFIDLTFYWNGKFYLLDYKSNYLGEDASYYTQDAMAEAMIDHRYDLQYQLYSLALHRYLKQRLPDYDYETHFGGVYYLFLRGIDSANLRNGIFFYRPVNGFIQALDQLFSNTQDKEKCE
- the ptrA gene encoding pitrilysin, which encodes MQYLSKRIAHLFLLFTLLMWGNAFADQPLWQLLPENINKSESDPREYKAIKLNNDMTVLLVSDAKATKSLAAVSIPVGSIENPDSQLGLAHYLEHMILMGSKKYPEPSSFSEFLQKHGGSHNASTAPHRTAYYFEVENGALKEATDRLADALAAPLLDPHNADRERNAVNAELTMARSRDGMRIWQVRSETLNPQHPNSRFSGGNLETLKDKPNSKLQDELVGFYKHYYSANLMNGVLYGDQSIDSLARIAQETFGRIPNFNRSVPAINTQAVTDKEKGIIIHYVPAQPQKAIQIEFSIKNNMADFRSKSDSYISYLLGNRSPGTLADWLISQGLAEGISASASPNADRNYGSFSIYVTLTDKGLQERDQIIAAIFSYIELIKKEGVNKSYFDEIAKVLNLSFRYGSVVRDMNYIEWLSDQMIDVPVNHVLDSDYIADKYDPAAIKQRLSELTAQNARIWFISPDEPSNKKAYFVEAPYQVDRITQKQFKNWSRLASNMQFKLPALNPYIADKLPLIKTEKTYNHPELIYQKGNTRVLYMPSQYFADEPKASITLSLRTKQGDRNAKEQVTGSLLQYISSLKMDELQYQASVAGMSVSVSQGVGLQFNASGYTQHLSELFLSMTKLYLNFEPTEQELAQAKSWYKEQIAVANNAKAYELAMQPLQRINSVPYFEQEQRLAELDKISLDDLINYRQLLVKSAALQALVFGNISESQGIKTIQEAQKLLNSEGTEWWRGDVVVIDKNYLADFQKQANSTDNALAEIFVPDGYSRIDSAVLSGILAKVIQPWFYDQLRTNEQLGYAVFVFKSGLGDQWGMGFLLQSNAKTPDYLNTRYQAFYTQALDKLKKLPVEEFNQYKQSIITEMNQPPQTFFDELGRYSSDFSRNIFSFDTRDKVLKALGAATKEQVIEYYENAVIKRKGLALTSQVIGQDVDAKSGFAQLKGWTFYPTAIELQQILPIKEDAE